In the Streptomyces fradiae ATCC 10745 = DSM 40063 genome, TCTCCGTGATGGATCAGTGGATGCACGGAAAGTGATCACGGCTTGAACAAGGTTCGATAACACGCCTCCGGGCCGCGGCCCGGAGGCGTGTGAAGGGGCCCATCTGCGGGAACCTTCTGGTCTCCCCCCACGTTTTCGCTGTGTGCACAGTGACATCTCGGTGACAGGGTGTGGTGACGGGCGGGGTGCGGCTACGATGACCGGCACAAGGGCGGACGGCACAAGGGGGTCGTCCCCTGGGGCGGCGCCCGGCCAACTGCCGGGGCGAGGAGGACGGGCCATGGTGCAGAAGGCCAAGATCCTCCTGGTCGATGACCGGCCGGAGAATCTGCTGGCGCTGGAGGCCATTCTCTCCGCGCTCGATCAGACGCTGGTGCGGGCATCGTCAGGGGAGGAAGCGCTCAAGGCGCTGCTGACGGACGATTTCGCGGTCATCCTGCTGGATGTCCAGATGCCGGGCATGGACGGTTTCGAAACGGCCGCGCACATCAAACGGCGGGAACGCACCCGCGACATTCCGATCATCTTCCTGACCGCGATCAACCACGGCCCGCACCACACGTTCCGCGGGTACGCCGCGGGCGCGGTCGACTACATCTCCAAGCCGTTCGACCCGTGGGTCCTGCGCGCGAAGGTCTCCGTGTTCGTCGACCTGTACATGAAGAACTGTCAGCTCCGCGAACAGGCCGCCCTCCTCCGCCTCCAGCTGGAGGGGAGCAACGGCGACGGCGGTCAGGGCGGTGTCGCCACGCACGAGTCGGCCGGCCTCCTCGCGGAGCTGTCCGCGCGGCTCGCCGCCGTCGAGGAGCAGGCCGAGGCGCTCTCCAAGCAGCTCGACGAGGAGTCGGCCGACACCGCGGCCGTCGCCACCGCCGCGCACCTGGAGCGGAAGCTGACGGGGCTGCGGCGGGCGCTGGACGCGCTCGAGCCCGGCACCGGCGGCGGGCCCGGCCTCCCGACCTGACCCCCGTCCATGGAGCCCGCACCCGCCGGGCCCCGCACCCGGTGCTCCCGGCTCAGCGGCTGACGCGCCCGCACCGGGCGCCTTCGGGCCGTACCCGACGCGCCCGCACCCGACGCGCCCGCACCCGGCGCTCCCGTACCGCAGGGGCGCGGTGTCCCGACCGCCAGCCGCCCGCCCCGACGGCGACGACCCCCGTCCGGCCCCCTGACCGCAGGCTGAGCGCGTGTCACCTTCCGTACCCCGCCCCCGCGACACGAACGGGTGAAGGGGTCGGACGCGTGTCCAGCGCCCCCCGCACCGGTAACCTCACCCCCATGGCCTCACGTACGTCCGGCAAGGGTCCCCACGGCACGGCGGGCACCGCGAAGCCGCGCGCCGCCGGCCGTACGACGGGCGCCGCGCAGAAGGCGGCGCCCGGCAAACCGCCCGCCAGGAAGACCGCAGCCAAGCAGCCCGCACCCGCCCGGAAGGGCGCGGCGAAGAAGGCCCCGGCGAAGAAGACCGCGAAGAAGGCGGCCGCCCGGACGGCGCCCAAGCCGGCGCCGTCCCCCACGGGCGGTGTCTACCGGATCGTCCGCGCCCTGTGGCTCGGCCTCGCCCACGCGGTCGGCGCGCTCTTCCGGGGCATAGGGCGCGGCGCCAAGGGACTCGACCCGGCGCACCGCAAGGACGGCCTCGCCCTGCTGCTGCTCGGCCTCGCCCTCGTCGTCGCCGCCGGCACCTGGGCGAACCTGCAGGGGCCGGTCGGCGACCTCGTGGACATGCTGGTCACCGGCGCGTTCGGCCGGCTCGACCTGCTCGTGCCGCTGCTGATCGGCACCATGGCCGTGCGGCTGATCCTCCACCCCGAGAAGCCCGAGGCGAACGGACGGATCGTCATCGGCCTCTCCGCCCTGGCCATCGGGGTCCTCGGGCAGGTCCACATCGCCTGCGGCTCGCCCGGCCGCGACGAGGGCGCCCAGGCCATGCAGGACGCGGGCGGCCTCATCGGCTGGGCCGCGTCCACCCCCCTGATCTTCATGACGGGCGAGGTCCTCACCGTCCCCCTGCTCGTCCTGCTGACCGTCTTCGGCCTCCTCGTCGTCACTGCGACCCCCGTCAACGCCATCCCCCGGCGGCTGCGGGCCCTCGGCGAACGGCTCGGCGTCCTCGAGCCGTACGAGACGTGGACCGAGGACGACCAGCGCTACGACGAGCAGTGGCGCGAGGGCCTGCCCGCCTCCGCCCGCCGCCGCTCCGGTGCCCCCGCGGCCCCCGGCGCCGACGGGTACGACCCCGACCGGGCCGAGGACGAGGCGCTCACCCGGCGCAGGCGGACGCGCACCCGCAAGGCGGCCGACGCGGCCGACCCCGCCTTCGGGCGGCCGCTCGACCCCGTGGACATCGCCGCCGCTGCCGCCGCCGACCTCGACGGCGCCGTGCTGAACGGCATGCCGCCCTCGCCCCTCGTGGCCGACCTGACCAGGGACGTCACCCCCGATCGCGCGCCCGAGCCCACGGGCGGCGCCACCGCGGCGGCGGGCTCCGGCGGTGCGGGGCGCGCGGCCGGCCGGGGCAGGGGCGGCGCGGGCGCCCCCGCCGTACCGCCCGCCCGTGAGGAGGGCGACGGACGCGTACCGGACCTGACGAAGCCGGCGCCCGTGCGGGAGGAGCCGGAGCCGATGCCCGCGCGGGCCGAGCAGCTGCGGCTCGCCGGGGACATCACGTACGCCCTGCCCTCCCTCGACCTGCTGGAGCGCGGCGGGCCCGGCAAGACCCGCAGCGCGGCCAACGACGCCATCGTCGCGTCCCTGCGGAACGTGTTCTCCGAGTTCAAGGTGGACGCGGACGTCACCGGCTTCACCCGCGGTCCGACGGTCACCCGCTACGAGGTGGAGCTCGGGCCCGCCGTGAAGGTCGAGCGGATCACGGCGCTGACGAAGAACATCGCGTACGCCGTGGCCAGCCCGGACGTGCGGATCATCTCGCCGATCCCCGGCAAGTCCGCCGTCGGCATCGAGATCCCCAACACCGACCGCGAGATGGTCAACCTCGGCGACGTGCTGCGGCTCGCCGACGCGGCCGAGGACGACCACCCGATGCTCGTGGCGCTCGGCAAGGACGTCGAGGGCGGCTACGTGATGGCCAACCTGGCGAAGATGCCGCACGTGCTGGTCGCCGGCGCCACCGGCTCCGGCAAGTCGTCGTGCATCAACTGCCTGATCACGTCGGTGATGATAAGGGCGACCCCGGAGGACGTCCGGATGGTGCTCGTCGACCCCAAGCGGGTCGAGCTGACGGCGTACGAGGGCATCCCGCACCTGATCACCCCCATCATCACCAACCCGAAGCGGGCCGCCGAGGCGCTCCAGTGGGTGGTGCGGGAGATGGACCTGCGCTACGACGACCTGGCGGCGTTCGGGTACCGCCACATCGACGACTTCAACGCGGCCGTGCGCAGCGGCAAGCTGACGACGCCTCCGGGCAGCGAGCGCGAGCTCCAGCCCTACCCGTACCTGCTGGTCATCGTGGACGAGCTGGCCGACCTGATGATGGTCGCGCCCCGGGACGTCGAGGACGCCATCGTCCGCATCACCCAGCTGGCCCGCGCGGCCGGCATCCACCTGGTGCTGGCCACGCAGCGGCCCTCCGTGGACGTCGTCACCGGCCTCATCAAGGCGAACGTCCCGTCCCGGCTCGCGTTCGCCACCTCCTCGCTCGCCGACAGCCGGGTCATCCTCGACCAGCCCGGCGCCGAGAAGCTCATCGGCAAGGGCGACGGCCTGTTCCTGCCGATGGGCGCCAACAAGCCCGTACGGCTCCAGGGCGCCTTCGTCACGGAGGACGAGGTCGCGGCGGTCGTCCGGCACTGCAAGGAGCAGATGGAGCCGGTCTTCCGCGACGACGTCACGACCGGGACGAAGCAGAAGAAGGAGATCGACGAGGAGATCGGCGACGACCTCGACCTGCTGTGCCAGGCGGCCGAGCTGGTCGTCTCCACGCAGTTCGGCTCCACGTCGATGCTCCAGCGCAAGCTCCGCGTCGGCTTCGCGAAGGCGGGCAGGCTCATGGACCTGATGGAGTCGCGGAACATCGTCGGCCCCAGCGAGGGGTCCAAGGCGCGGGACGTCCTGGTCAAACCGGACGACCTGGACGGCGTACTCGCCCTGATCCGGGGCGAGAGCGGCTCCTGACCCGGCTGTGTCCCTCCCGTAAGTGAACCGTGAGCAACCGTTGCCCCGCCCTGCGCGTCAAGTCGGCCGAAGGGACGGACAATGGTGGTTCCCGCACTCCCGGCGGCGGCCATTCCGATGGCGTACAAACCACGTCCGCCCGGTTGCCCCACCCTTTCGTACCACCCATAGACTGAACCTCCAGCAGGTGGTTACACGCTCGAAAGGCGCCCTCGTGTCCATCGGCAACGCCCCCGACGGCAAACCCCCAGCAGACGACCGGCCTTCGCCTCCCGAGGACGAGCGGCCCCAGGACGACCGTCCCCCGATCGGCCGCGCGCTCCGCGACGCGCGCCTCGCCGCCGACCTGACCGTCGAGCAGGTCAGCGAATCCACCCGGGTGCGCGTCCCCATCGTGCACGCCATCGAGGAGGACGACTTCTCGCGGTGCGGCGGCGACGTGTACGCCCGCGGGCACGTGCGCACCCTCGCGCGGGCCGTCGGGCTCGACCCGGCCGCCCTCGTCGCGCAGTACGACGCGGAGCACGGCGGTCGTCCCGCCCCCACCCCCGCCGCACCCATGTTCGAGGCGGAGCGCATCCGCCCTGAGCGGCGCCGGCCCAACTGGACCGCCGCCATGGTCGCCGCCATCGTCGCGGTGGTCGGCTTCGCCGGCTTCACCCTCTTCGGCCAGGACGGTACGGACAGCGGCTCCACGACCGTGGCGGACGCTCCGGCCGCCACCGGAAGCCGCGCCCCGAAGGCCGCGCCGTCCAAGCCCGCGCCCGCCCCCTCCGAGAGCGCGATCGCGGCCGTCCCCCAGGACAAGGTCACGGTCAAGCTCACCGCGACCGGCGACAAGAGCTGGATCTCGGCCAAGGCCCACGACGGCAAGCTCCTCTTCGACGGCCTGCTCAAGAAGGGCGACTCCAAGACCTTCCAGGACGACGAGCGGATCGACCTGATCCTCGGCAACGCCGGCGCGATCGAGCTGTTCGTCAACGGCAAGAAGGTCGAGGACGAGTTCTCCTCCGGCCAGGTCGAGCGCCTCACGTACACCAAGGGCGACCCCCAGGTCGGCTGACCGGTCCCCTGCCCGCACCGCCGCAGGCCCCGCCCGCGCCCCCCGATCCCGGGGGGACGGGCGGGGCCCGCGGCCGTCCGCGGGGCGGGGGCGGACCTGCGCGCCGGAGGGGCACCGGGGACGAAGTAGTCTTGAGTCCATGCCCGAACGCCGTACCGTCGCCCTTGTCACTCTTGGCTGCGCCCGTAACGAGGTGGACTCGGAGGAGCTCGCAGGCCGCCTGGCAGCGGACGGCTGGGCGCTCGTCGAGGACGCCGCCGACGCCGATGTCGCCGTCGTCAACACCTGCGGCTTCGTCGAGGCCGCCAAGAAGGACTCCGTCGACGCCCTCCTCGAAGCGAACGACCTGAAGGACCACGGCCGCACCCAGGCCGTCGTCGCCGTCGGCTGCATGGCCGAGCGGTACGGCAAGGAGCTCGCCGACGCCCTGCCCGAGGCCGACGGCGTGCTCGGCTTCGACGACTACGCCGACATCTCCGAGCGGCTGCGCACCATCCTCGGCGGCGGCAGCGTGGAGGCCCACGCCCCGCGCGACCGGCGCAAGCTGCTGCCGCTCAGCCCGGTCGAGCGCCAGGACGCCGCCGCGGCCGTCGCCCTGCCCGGCCACGGCGCGCCGCAGGGCCCCGGGGCCCCGCAGGCCCCCGCCGATCTGCCCGAGGGCATCGCGCCCGCATCCGGCCCGCGCGCCCCGCTGCGCCGCCGCCTCGACTCCAGCCCGGTCGCCTCCGTGAAGCTGGCCTCCGGTTGCGACCGGCGCTGCTCCTTCTGCGCGATCCCGTCCTTCCGCGGCTCCTTCGTCTCCCGCCGCCCCGCCGACGTGCTGGGCGAGACGCGCTGGCTGGCCGAGCAGGGCGTCAAGGAGATCATGCTGGTCTCCGAGAACAACACCTCGTACGGCAAGGACCTCGGCGACATCCGCCTGCTGGAGACGCTGCTGCCCGAGCTGGCCGCCGTCGACGGCATCGAGCGCGTCCGCGTCAGCTACCTGCAGCCCGCCGAGATGCGGCCCGGCCTGATCGACGTGCTGACCTCCACGGAGAAGGTCGCGCCCTACTTCGACCTGTCGTTCCAGCACTCCGCGCCCGCCGTGCTGCGCGCCATGCGCCGCTTCGGCGACACGGACCGCTTCCTGGAGCTGCTGGACACCATCCGCGGCAAGGCCCCGCAGGCGGGTGTGCGCTCCAACTTCATCGTGGGCTTCCCCGGCGAGACCGAGGAGGACTTCGCCGAGCTGGAGCGGTTCGTCCTGCACGCCCGCCTCG is a window encoding:
- a CDS encoding response regulator, giving the protein MVQKAKILLVDDRPENLLALEAILSALDQTLVRASSGEEALKALLTDDFAVILLDVQMPGMDGFETAAHIKRRERTRDIPIIFLTAINHGPHHTFRGYAAGAVDYISKPFDPWVLRAKVSVFVDLYMKNCQLREQAALLRLQLEGSNGDGGQGGVATHESAGLLAELSARLAAVEEQAEALSKQLDEESADTAAVATAAHLERKLTGLRRALDALEPGTGGGPGLPT
- a CDS encoding DNA translocase FtsK, whose amino-acid sequence is MASRTSGKGPHGTAGTAKPRAAGRTTGAAQKAAPGKPPARKTAAKQPAPARKGAAKKAPAKKTAKKAAARTAPKPAPSPTGGVYRIVRALWLGLAHAVGALFRGIGRGAKGLDPAHRKDGLALLLLGLALVVAAGTWANLQGPVGDLVDMLVTGAFGRLDLLVPLLIGTMAVRLILHPEKPEANGRIVIGLSALAIGVLGQVHIACGSPGRDEGAQAMQDAGGLIGWAASTPLIFMTGEVLTVPLLVLLTVFGLLVVTATPVNAIPRRLRALGERLGVLEPYETWTEDDQRYDEQWREGLPASARRRSGAPAAPGADGYDPDRAEDEALTRRRRTRTRKAADAADPAFGRPLDPVDIAAAAAADLDGAVLNGMPPSPLVADLTRDVTPDRAPEPTGGATAAAGSGGAGRAAGRGRGGAGAPAVPPAREEGDGRVPDLTKPAPVREEPEPMPARAEQLRLAGDITYALPSLDLLERGGPGKTRSAANDAIVASLRNVFSEFKVDADVTGFTRGPTVTRYEVELGPAVKVERITALTKNIAYAVASPDVRIISPIPGKSAVGIEIPNTDREMVNLGDVLRLADAAEDDHPMLVALGKDVEGGYVMANLAKMPHVLVAGATGSGKSSCINCLITSVMIRATPEDVRMVLVDPKRVELTAYEGIPHLITPIITNPKRAAEALQWVVREMDLRYDDLAAFGYRHIDDFNAAVRSGKLTTPPGSERELQPYPYLLVIVDELADLMMVAPRDVEDAIVRITQLARAAGIHLVLATQRPSVDVVTGLIKANVPSRLAFATSSLADSRVILDQPGAEKLIGKGDGLFLPMGANKPVRLQGAFVTEDEVAAVVRHCKEQMEPVFRDDVTTGTKQKKEIDEEIGDDLDLLCQAAELVVSTQFGSTSMLQRKLRVGFAKAGRLMDLMESRNIVGPSEGSKARDVLVKPDDLDGVLALIRGESGS
- a CDS encoding helix-turn-helix domain-containing protein, translated to MSIGNAPDGKPPADDRPSPPEDERPQDDRPPIGRALRDARLAADLTVEQVSESTRVRVPIVHAIEEDDFSRCGGDVYARGHVRTLARAVGLDPAALVAQYDAEHGGRPAPTPAAPMFEAERIRPERRRPNWTAAMVAAIVAVVGFAGFTLFGQDGTDSGSTTVADAPAATGSRAPKAAPSKPAPAPSESAIAAVPQDKVTVKLTATGDKSWISAKAHDGKLLFDGLLKKGDSKTFQDDERIDLILGNAGAIELFVNGKKVEDEFSSGQVERLTYTKGDPQVG
- the rimO gene encoding 30S ribosomal protein S12 methylthiotransferase RimO codes for the protein MPERRTVALVTLGCARNEVDSEELAGRLAADGWALVEDAADADVAVVNTCGFVEAAKKDSVDALLEANDLKDHGRTQAVVAVGCMAERYGKELADALPEADGVLGFDDYADISERLRTILGGGSVEAHAPRDRRKLLPLSPVERQDAAAAVALPGHGAPQGPGAPQAPADLPEGIAPASGPRAPLRRRLDSSPVASVKLASGCDRRCSFCAIPSFRGSFVSRRPADVLGETRWLAEQGVKEIMLVSENNTSYGKDLGDIRLLETLLPELAAVDGIERVRVSYLQPAEMRPGLIDVLTSTEKVAPYFDLSFQHSAPAVLRAMRRFGDTDRFLELLDTIRGKAPQAGVRSNFIVGFPGETEEDFAELERFVLHARLDAVGVFGYSDEDGTEAATYDGKLDQDTVDQRLAHLSRLAEELTAQRAEERLGETLEVLVESVEGDDLEDEEYAAAGRAAHQAPETDGQVLFTTGAGLSVGRMVKAKVVGTEGVDLVAEVLEEAGR